The following proteins are encoded in a genomic region of Drosophila willistoni isolate 14030-0811.24 chromosome 3R, UCI_dwil_1.1, whole genome shotgun sequence:
- the LOC111519523 gene encoding uncharacterized protein LOC111519523 — protein sequence MTDNKYHDLPTWIGEEFITEVLRKYESESELQVLELKVSPACSKSDHYASVMFRAEVKYKKGNGKFFKSLIVKAMPEQEGHMKDMLSESHVFDTEIGIYDKVMPMFKEILQQAGDNTKLNANCIYNSLEPRKVLIFEDLLPLGYNLISNRDFTHEEIRCVYAKLATWHAASMKILNEQPEILKEFKHGLFDMPTFNVNLTSNISIFRELLDEVPDLTKYKTYFEKIQETYLQDLEAVMKEYWINRQPDSYYVLSHGDLHFGNIMYKYNKENGAVDDCIPVDFQLCTVSPIVIDLFYSLYTLIGPEDRLCNLDKLLSFYFDSLLENLTKICYKGILPTLDGFWQQIRKHKYFQFMLVTTILPTAWAFKSKAFETAELFGNEDVRRKSYRLDGYVNELKELLPRFEKLGYFKNL from the exons ATGACAGATAATAAATACCATGATCTACCAACGTGGATTGGTGAAGAGTTCATCACAGAAGTTTTAAGAAAGTATGAAAGTGAATCAGAACTCCAAGTGCTGGAACTAAAAGTTTCACCAGCATGTAGCAAAAGTGATCACTATGCCAGTGTGATGTTCCGAGCGGAAGTGAAATACAAAAAGGGCAATGGAAAATTCTTTAAGTCTTTAATTGTGAAAGCAATGCCCGAACAAGAAGGTCACATGAAAGACATGTTATCTGAATCGCATGTTTTTGATACAGAAATTGGAATTTATGACAAAGTGATGCCAATGTTTAAGGAAATTCTTCAACAAGCGGGTGACAATACGAAACTTAATGCAAACTGCATATATAATAGCCTGGAGCCGAGAAAAGTGTTGATATTTGAAGACCTTCTGCCCTTGGGTTATAATTTGATAAGTAATCGTGATTTTACGCATGAAGAAATacgttgcgtatacgcaaAGCTGGCCACATGGCACGCAGCTAGCATGAAGATACTAAATGAG CAACCTGAAATTTTAAAGGAATTCAAACATGGCTTATTTGATATGCCAACATTTAATGTTAATCTTACAAGTAACATTTCTATCTTCCGCGAACTATTGGATGAAGTGCCCGACTTGACCAAATACAAAACATACTTTGAAAAGATACAAGAGACGTATCTTCAAGATCTGGAAGCTGTCATGAAAGAGTATTGGATCAATCGACAACCGGATAGCTACTATGTGCTCTCCCATGGGGACCTTCATTTTGGAAATATCATGTACAAGTACAATAAGGAGAATGGAGCAGTGGATGATTGCATTCCAGTGGACTTTCAATTATGTACTGTGTCACCCATAGTCATTGATCTTTTTTACTCGCTCTACACTTTAATAGGACCCGAAGATCGTTTGTGTAACTTGGATAAACTGTTAAGTTTTTACTTTGACAGTCTGTTGGAGAATTTGACAAAGATTTGTTACAAAGGAATTTTGCCAACATTAGATGGATTTTGGCAGCAAATTCGTAAACACAAATATTTTC aATTCATGTTAGTCACAACAATCTTACCTACTGCATGGGCCTTTAAATCAAAAGCATTTGAGACTGCGGAGCTGTTTGGGAATGAAGACGTACGCCGCAAATCTTATCGCTTAGATGGTTATGTAAATGAGTTAAAAGAATTGTTGCCCAGATTCGAAAAATTGGGCTACTTTAAAAATCTGTAA
- the LOC111519423 gene encoding uncharacterized protein LOC111519423, with protein MTDNKDHDLPTWLGEEFITEVLRKYESESELQVLELKVSPACSKGDHYASVMFRAEVKYKTGNGKFFQSLIVKAMPEQEGHMKDMLSESHVFDTEIGIYDKVMPMFKKILQQAGDNTKLNANCIYSSLEPRKVLIFEDLLPLGYNLISNRDFTHEEIRCVYAKLATWHAASMKILNEQPEILKEFKHGLFDMPTFNINLTSNFSIFRELLDEVPDLTKYKTYFEKIQETYVQDLEAVMKEYSINRQPDGFYVLSHGDLHFGNIMYKYNKENGAVDDCIPVDFQLCTVSPIVIDLFYSVYAIMGPEDRLYNLDKLLSFYFDSLLENLTKIGYKGILPTLDGFWQQIHKHKYFQFMLLTTFLPTAWAIKTKAFEIAELFGNEDVRRKSYRLDGVVNELKELLPRFEKLGYFKNL; from the exons ATGACAGATAACAAGGACCATGATCTACCAACGTGGCTTGGTGAAGAGTTCATCACAGAAGTCTTAAGAAAGTATGAAAGTGAATCTGAACTCCAAGTGCTGGAACTAAAAGTCTCACCAGCATGTAGCAAAGGTGATCACTATGCCAGTGTGATGTTCCGAGCGGAAGTGAAATACAAAACTGGCAATGGAAAATTCTTTCAGTCTTTAATTGTCAAAGCTATGCCCGAACAAGAAGGTCACATGAAAGACATGTTATCTGAATCGCATGTTTTTGATACAGAAATTGGAATTTATGACAAAGTGATGCCAATGTTTAAGAAAATTCTTCAACAAGCGGGTGACAATACGAAACTTAATGCAAACTGCATATATAGTAGCCTGGAGCCAAGAAAAGTGTTGATCTTTGAAGACCTTTTGCCCTTGGGTTATAATTTGATAAGTAATCGTGATTTTACGCATGAAGAAATacgttgcgtatacgcaaAGCTGGCCACATGGCACGCAGCTAGCATGAAGATACTAAACGAG CAACCTGAAATTTTAAAGGAATTCAAACATGGCTTATTTGATATGCCAACATTTAATATTAATCTTACAAGTAACTTTTCTATCTTCCGCGAACTATTGGATGAAGTGCCCGACTTGACCAAATACAAAACATACTTTGAAAAGATACAAGAGACGTACGTTCAAGATCTGGAAGCTGTCATGAAAGAGTATTCCATTAATCGACAACCTGATGGCTTTTATGTGCTCTCCCATGGGGACCTTCATTTTGGAAATATCATGTATAAGTACAATAAGGAGAATGGAGCAGTGGATGATTGTATTCCAGTGGACTTTCAATTATGTACTGTGTCACCCATAGTCATAGATCTTTTTTACTCGGTATATGCTATAATGGGACCGGAAGATCGATTGTATAACTTGGATAAACTGTTAAGTTTTTACTTTGACAGTCTGTTGGAGAATTTGACAAAGATTGGTTACAAAGGAATTTTGCCAACATTAGATGGATTTTGGCAGCAAATTCATAAACACAAATATTTTC aATTCATGTTGCTCACAACATTCTTACCTACTGCATGGGCcattaaaacaaaagcatttgaGATTGCGGAGCTGTTTGGGAATGAAGACGTACGTCGCAAATCTTATCGTTTAGATGGTGTTGTAAATGAGTTAAAAGAATTGTTGCCCAGATTTGAAAAATTGGGCTACTTTAAAAAtctgtaa
- the LOC6651718 gene encoding uncharacterized protein LOC6651718 isoform X2 codes for MAEDKSQNDQYNADELEAPEWLNAEFIAAALSKYEKEPKLKVLDLKNSPATKKGDHYASVMFRSSVEYQTDKGKFFKSLIVKAMPEQEGHKKNMLSETHIFQTEIGMYAKVLPAFEKILQEVGDTAKLFVPCIYHSVKPRQVLIFEDLVPIGFDLIRDRDATQDELRCVYAKLAKWHAASMKVLNERPEFLKEFKYGLFEMPTFMNDPFVTNGMPSFLDMLDKVPEFCKYKPHFEKIKDNYLQQAKAILTEYRENRQPDSYCVLSHGDFHSANIMFKHNKETEAVDDCMLVDFQICNLSPITSDLTYSIYMLMGPELRIDNWDKLLNYYFTCLLENLRKINYKGEFPTLDGFWKKIHRQKFLVSVGKILLTGADFSAVIA; via the exons ATGGCAGAAGATAAAAGCCAAAACGATCAGTACAATGCTGATGAGCTAGAAGCCCCGGAATGGCTTAATGCTGAGTTCATAGCAGCAGCTCTCagtaaatatgaaaaagaGCCAAAATTGAAAGTACTTGATTTGAAGAACTCACCAGCAACGAAAAAGGGGGATCACTATGCCAGCGTGATGTTCCGCAGTTCAGTGGAATATCAAACAGACAAAGGGAAATTCTTCAAATCTTTGATAGTCAAAGCAATGCCGGAACAGGAAGGTCACAAGAAGAATATGTTGAGCGAAACTCATATATTTCAAACAGAAATTGGCATGTATGCCAAAGTGTTACCCgcatttgaaaaaattctccaaGAAGTCGGTGATACTGCCAAACTCTTTGTGCCTTGCATCTATCACAGTGTAAAACCTCGCCAGGTTTTGATCTTTGAGGATCTTGTGCCAATAGGATTTGATCTAATACGCGATCGCGATGCTACACAGGATGAGCTacgttgcgtatacgcaaAGTTGGCCAAATGGCATGCAGCTAGCATGAAAGTGCTAAACGAG CGCCCAGAATTCCTCAAGGAATTTAAATATGGCTTATTTGAAATGCCGACGTTTATGAATGATCCATTTGTTACAAATGGCATGCCCTCTTTTCTCGATATGTTGGATAAAGTGCCTGAATTTTGCAAATACAAGCCTCATTTTGAAAAGATAAAAGACAATTATCTTCAACAAGCAAAAGCTATTTTGACAGAATATCGGGAAAACCGCCAACCAGATAGTTACTGTGTGCTCTCCCATGGTGACTTCCATTCAGCAAATATCATGTTTAAGCATAATAAAGAAACTGAAGCTGTCGATGACTGCATGCTAGTGGATTTTCAGATATGTAACTTATCACCCATAACATCGGATCTAACCTATTCTATTTACATGTTAATGGGACCCGAGCTTCGTATAGATAATTGGGATAAGCTActcaattattattttaccTGTTTGTTGGAAAATCTAAGGAAAATCAATTACAAAGGAGAATTTCCGACATTAGATggattttggaaaaaaatccATAGGCAAAAATTTTTGG TTTCAGTTGGCAAAATTCTTCTGACTGGAGCGGATTTCTCAGCAGTAATAGCATAA
- the LOC6651718 gene encoding uncharacterized protein LOC6651718 isoform X1 has protein sequence MAEDKSQNDQYNADELEAPEWLNAEFIAAALSKYEKEPKLKVLDLKNSPATKKGDHYASVMFRSSVEYQTDKGKFFKSLIVKAMPEQEGHKKNMLSETHIFQTEIGMYAKVLPAFEKILQEVGDTAKLFVPCIYHSVKPRQVLIFEDLVPIGFDLIRDRDATQDELRCVYAKLAKWHAASMKVLNERPEFLKEFKYGLFEMPTFMNDPFVTNGMPSFLDMLDKVPEFCKYKPHFEKIKDNYLQQAKAILTEYRENRQPDSYCVLSHGDFHSANIMFKHNKETEAVDDCMLVDFQICNLSPITSDLTYSIYMLMGPELRIDNWDKLLNYYFTCLLENLRKINYKGEFPTLDGFWKKIHRQKFLDFMLVSTMLPITWAVRSKAFEVTDLLQKDEVRRQTYLLDGYIRDLKVLLPRFEKLGYFDNL, from the exons ATGGCAGAAGATAAAAGCCAAAACGATCAGTACAATGCTGATGAGCTAGAAGCCCCGGAATGGCTTAATGCTGAGTTCATAGCAGCAGCTCTCagtaaatatgaaaaagaGCCAAAATTGAAAGTACTTGATTTGAAGAACTCACCAGCAACGAAAAAGGGGGATCACTATGCCAGCGTGATGTTCCGCAGTTCAGTGGAATATCAAACAGACAAAGGGAAATTCTTCAAATCTTTGATAGTCAAAGCAATGCCGGAACAGGAAGGTCACAAGAAGAATATGTTGAGCGAAACTCATATATTTCAAACAGAAATTGGCATGTATGCCAAAGTGTTACCCgcatttgaaaaaattctccaaGAAGTCGGTGATACTGCCAAACTCTTTGTGCCTTGCATCTATCACAGTGTAAAACCTCGCCAGGTTTTGATCTTTGAGGATCTTGTGCCAATAGGATTTGATCTAATACGCGATCGCGATGCTACACAGGATGAGCTacgttgcgtatacgcaaAGTTGGCCAAATGGCATGCAGCTAGCATGAAAGTGCTAAACGAG CGCCCAGAATTCCTCAAGGAATTTAAATATGGCTTATTTGAAATGCCGACGTTTATGAATGATCCATTTGTTACAAATGGCATGCCCTCTTTTCTCGATATGTTGGATAAAGTGCCTGAATTTTGCAAATACAAGCCTCATTTTGAAAAGATAAAAGACAATTATCTTCAACAAGCAAAAGCTATTTTGACAGAATATCGGGAAAACCGCCAACCAGATAGTTACTGTGTGCTCTCCCATGGTGACTTCCATTCAGCAAATATCATGTTTAAGCATAATAAAGAAACTGAAGCTGTCGATGACTGCATGCTAGTGGATTTTCAGATATGTAACTTATCACCCATAACATCGGATCTAACCTATTCTATTTACATGTTAATGGGACCCGAGCTTCGTATAGATAATTGGGATAAGCTActcaattattattttaccTGTTTGTTGGAAAATCTAAGGAAAATCAATTACAAAGGAGAATTTCCGACATTAGATggattttggaaaaaaatccATAGGCAAAAATTTTTGG ACTTTATGTTGGTCTCTACCATGCTACCAATAACATGGGCTGTCAGAAGCAAAGCATTTGAGGTGACAGATTTGTTACAGAAAGACGAAGTTAGACGACAAACGTATCTTTTAGATGGTTATATCAGGGATCTAAAAGTACTACTGCCTAGATTTGAGAAATTGGGCTATTTTGATAATCTTTAA
- the LOC6651719 gene encoding uncharacterized protein LOC6651719, whose protein sequence is MTENNNSDQFNADELEAPEWLNAQFIAKVLSKYENESQLEVLDLKISPASAKGDHYASVMFRTSVEYKTGKGKFSKSLIVKTMPEQDGHKKDMLNESHLFETEIGMYGDVLPKFEKILQEVGDKTKLYVPCIYHSLEPRQVLIFDDLVPLGYSVMRNRELTIEELHSTFSKLAKWHAVSMKVQNEEPEYLKKYKHGLIELPNLMEDPMVTSGMDNFLQFLNKHPSLSKYIPYFEKMKGNYLEKLADFMTEYRRNPRDDGYYVLCHGDYHIRNMMFKHDKETGNLQDCMLVDFQICNLCPITVDIVYSIYMLMGPEERNKEWENILNYYFSTLLETLKKIGYKGDFPTLKEFWKQIHRSKYFDFFLATSFLPMMWAMKSNTIDFGEVAQNNEARLKCYQIEGYVKDMTIILPRFERLGYFDGI, encoded by the exons ATGACGGAAAATAATAACAGCGATCAATTCAACGCGGATGAATTGGAGGCCCCCGAATGGCTTAACGCGCAATTCATTGCAAAAGTTCTAAGCAAATATGAGAATGAGTCGCAGCTAGAAGTACTTGATCTGAAAATTTCACCTGCCAGTGCCAAGGGAGATCATTATGCAAGTGTGATGTTCCGTACTTCAGTCGAATACAAAACAGGAAAGGGAAAATTCTCCAAGTCGCTAATTGTGAAGACAATGCCTGAACAGGATGGTCACAAGAAGGATATGTTAAATGAATCAcatttgtttgagacggaaaTCGGCATGTACGGCGATGTGTTGCcaaaatttgagaaaataCTTCAAGAAGTGGGAGATAAGACGAAACTTTATGTGCCCTGTATCTATCATAGTTTGGAGCCGCGGCAGGTTTTAATATTTGATGACTTGGTTCCACTAGGTTACAGTGTTATGCGGAATCGTGAACTAACTATTGAGGAGCTACATTCTACCTTCTCAAAGCTGGCCAAATGGCATGCCGTTAGCATGAAAGTCCAGAACGAGGAACCggagtatttaaaaaaatacaaacatgGCTTAATCGAATTGCCCAATCTTATGGAGGATCCAATGGTTACCTCAGGAATGGATAACTTTCTGCAATTTCTGAATAAGCATCCATCGTTGTCCAAATATATACCATATTTCGAGAAGATGAAAGGGAATTATCTTGAAAAACTTGCTGATTTCATGACAGAGTATCGAAGGAATCCTCGTGATGATGGCTATTATGTGCTTTGTCATGGTGATTACCATATTAGAAATATGATGTTTAAGCACGATAAGGAAACAGGAAATCTTCAGGATTGTATGCTTGTGGACTTTCAAATTTGTAATCTGTGTCCTATAACTGTTGACATTGTGTATTCCATATACATGTTGATGGGACCCGAAGAGCGGAATAAAGAGtgggaaaatattttaaactattATTTTTCCACCCTGTTGgaaactttgaaaaaaattggcTATAAAGGTGATTTTCCCACTTTAAAAGAATTTTGGAAGCAAATTCATCGATCAAAATATTTTG aCTTTTTCTTGGCCACTTCATTCTTGCCAATGATGTGGGCTATGAAGTCAAATACCATTGATTTTGGTGAGGTGGCGCAAAATAACGAAGCTCGTCTAAAATGTTACCAGATTGAAGGCTACGTGAAGGATATGACCATCATACTACCACGATTTGAAAGGCTTGGCTATTTTGATGGTATTTAA